Proteins from one Cicer arietinum cultivar CDC Frontier isolate Library 1 chromosome 3, Cicar.CDCFrontier_v2.0, whole genome shotgun sequence genomic window:
- the LOC101496389 gene encoding F-box/kelch-repeat protein At3g23880-like: protein MSQHSNRTDLLPDELIVEILTLLTVKSILRLKCVSKSWNALISNPKFVKFHLQRSTRNKQLLLTLIASSSYVHCGVVTFPIRSLLENISTTLCYEPMNYTNDCSRVIGSCNGLLCLLGFSNTIGPSSIWIQFWNPATGILSEKFKSINHPRHYRYERLRCTFGYDNLSHTYKVVAVTSMEVKVFSLSDNIWKHLESLPVFPIDYDFVLNACFANDGVYLNNAVNWLAFKNNTERIHYLNGVHVEKLVVISMDLGTETYRQLLLPKGFDKMTAVVAPIISVLMDCLCFSYHLMGTHLVIWKMTEFGNEQSWTQFIRIRFQDLQVEEEFGDSIYHRLFLIPLFLSENGDTLILASNIEEQAIIYHLRDNRVRRTKVTNDVMWLISKDYVESLVPISGT, encoded by the coding sequence ATGTCGCAACACTCCAATCGCACTGATTTGCTTCCTGATGAACTTATCGTCGAAATCCTCACATTGCTTACCGTAAAATCTATATTGCGATTAAAATGTGTAAGCAAGTCTTGGAATGCCCTAATCTCCAATCCCAAATTCGTTAAATTTCACCTTCAGCGATCGACACGAAACAAACAGCTACTGTTAACCTTGATTGCATCCAGTAGCTATGTCCATTGCGGTGTAGTAACGTTTCCAATACGCAGTTTACTTGAGAACATATCAACCACCCTTTGTTACGAACCGATGAACTACACGAACGATTGTAGTCGAGTAATTGGTTCGTGTAATGGATTGCTTTGTTTGCTCGGTTTTTCTAATACAATTGGACCTTCAAGTATCTGGATCCAGTTCTGGAATCCAGCCACAGGAATACTATCtgaaaaatttaaatctattaaCCATCCTCGCCATTATAGATATGAGAGGCTTAGATGCACATTTGGTTATGATAATTTATCTCACACGTATAAGGTTGTGGCTGTCACTTCTATGGAAGTCAAAGTTTTCAGTTTGAGTGACAATATTTGGAAACATCTTGAAAGTTTACCTGTATTTCCTATTGATTATGACTTTGTTCTTAATGCTTGTTTTGCCAATGATGGTGTGTATTTGAACAATGCGGTTAATTGGTtggcttttaaaaataacactGAACGTATTCATTATTTGAACGGCGTTCATGTTGAGAAACTTGTGGTTATCTCTATGGATCTTGGTACAGAGACCTATAGGCAGTTGTTGCTTCCTAAGGGTTTTGATAAAATGACAGCTGTTGTTGCGCCAATTATTTCTGTTTTGATGGACTGTCTGTGTTTTTCATACCATTTGATGGGAACTCATTTGGTTATATGGAAGATGACTGAATTTGGAAATGAACAATCTTGGACTCAATTTATTAGAATTAGGTTTCAAGATCTGCAAGTGGAAGAAGAGTTTGGTGACTCTATTTATCATAGATTGTTTCTGATTCCATTATTTCTTTCTGAGAATGGTGATACATTGATATTGGCTAGCAATATAGAAGAACAAGCAATAATATATCATTTGAGAGATAATAGAGTACGGCGAACCAAGGTGACCAATGATGTGATGTGGTTAATTTCCAAAGATTATGTTGAAAGTTTGGTTCCAATTTCCGGAacctaa